Within Sphingobium sp. SCG-1, the genomic segment AGGGTGTATTGGAAGCCCCTCGCCCGAAGATCAGGATCAGCCCCGCCACGCGCGCCAACGACGTGCGGCGCCCGATCAAATCGATCAGCGCGCGCGTCTCCGCAAGATCCGCTGTCGAGCGGCGCAGCAGGGCCGTCGCCAGCCGGGGATAGCGTTCCACGGCCCGTTCGTAATCCATCCGTGGGAACAGGCACAGCAGGCTATCCGTCAGCGCCGTCACATGATGATGCGCGCGCGGCGCGAACAATTCGCCGACGAAGCCCGCCGGGTGCACTAGTGCAACGATCCGTTCCGTTCCATCCGCATCGATCGCGGCGATTTTGAGCGCGCCAGAGATCAGAGTGGCGCAGGCGTAATTATCGTCCCCTGCATCGACCAGTGCCTCACCCCGATGCAGCGTGCGATGCGTGCCGATCCGCGCCAACTC encodes:
- a CDS encoding Crp/Fnr family transcriptional regulator; amino-acid sequence: MIPTDHCAACSVREQAVCAALSEAERSELARIGTHRTLHRGEALVDAGDDNYACATLISGALKIAAIDADGTERIVALVHPAGFVGELFAPRAHHHVTALTDSLLCLFPRMDYERAVERYPRLATALLRRSTADLAETRALIDLIGRRTSLARVAGLILIFGRGASNTPCGVAARFDLPLTRGEMAALLGLTIETVSRQIGILERRGIIKRTGTRGMEVLDVPSLEEMVD